ACGGTCTGCGCGACCGAGCCGCCCTCGAACACCTGCGCGGCACCCCTGGCCAGACTGGTCAGGCCGGAGGCCACCGCGGCGAGCTGATCGGCCCGGTCCTTGGGCAGACCGCGGGAGGCCGCCAGCAGCAACCCGTCCGCGGAGACCACGACGGCATGCGCCGCGCCAGGAACGCGATGAACGAAATCGGTGATGAGCCAGGCAAAACTGCCCTGCTGCGCCGGCTTGCCCTGCTGCTTCGGCCCACCCGGCTGCGCTGCACCCGCCCGTTGCACACTCACTCCTTAGCCCCGTGTTCGGCAGATCGATCGCCCGTGCCCTGGACGCCGCCCCGCCCGTTGACACCCACGGCATCGGGCCGATAGGTGGAGTCGGTCACGTCATCGTCCTCCCGGAGCGCATGCCTGCCGCTCCGGTAACCCTGCTGGAAGCTCATCATCCGGCTCCGCGCGGCGGCCGCGGACCTGGCGATGGCTCCCTGCCCCGGCTGCGCCGAGGTGGTGTCGGTGAAGGCGTTGCTCTCCGAGGAAGAGACCGAACCCGGCACCAAGTATGCGTTGGGCACCCGCTTGGGCAGCCCGGCCGGGGTGATCTCCTCGTTCTTGGACTCGAGCA
The sequence above is drawn from the Amycolatopsis aidingensis genome and encodes:
- a CDS encoding roadblock/LC7 domain-containing protein, with product MQRAGAAQPGGPKQQGKPAQQGSFAWLITDFVHRVPGAAHAVVVSADGLLLAASRGLPKDRADQLAAVASGLTSLARGAAQVFEGGSVAQTVVEMANGFLFLMSVSDGSCLAVLGAPDSDIGLVVYEMTLLVDRVGQQMTPELRAQLQGSVRR